From Palaemon carinicauda isolate YSFRI2023 chromosome 29, ASM3689809v2, whole genome shotgun sequence, one genomic window encodes:
- the LOC137622498 gene encoding uncharacterized protein, whose translation MSLAIVDELPIKGVDVIVANDCEVRTPGNCPLVQGKSVKTEKAVFVVTRSGAQGKSREMDYMGLDKLFEKNGSEVSVTGNPMLSSVKDENGKWAIDTFAATQKAEFEKERSEQVSQDNSRPHLEWKDGVLKRISRAKRAPADAWEVREQIVVPVNYRRKLLELAHDNLLSGHLGINKTFKKLSDLFFWPSLRSDVKKFVKTCEVCQTMGKPNQKIPKAPLQPIPAIGEPFEEVIIDIVGPLPRTSSGNQYILTLMDRTTRYPEAIPLRSIHAGRVLKSLLGFFSKFGLPRVIQSDCGSNFKSKVFKQGLEELGIKHVTSSPYHPQSQGQLERFHQTLKSMLSKYVQQEPKNWDQVGEEVLVLLPIPGNPFKAKFSGPWKILKKVNDLNYVVETPDRRKKTQVCHVNMLKAYQGRETIRPVLSLAKVEEKEEFGETSSMSLLGNSVALGNLPGMLNHLSATQSKEVMNLIKKFAVLFQDVPGLTSLLMHDVEVGDARPIKQHPYRVNPSKRDIIEQEVDYMLRHDIIQRSFSPWSSPVVLVKKEGGGQRMCFDYRKVNAVTESDCFPLPRVEDCINDVGAAKYISKFDLLKGYWQVPLTERAKEISAFVTSEGLYSCNVMPFGMKNASATFQRLMNQVIDKLKGAVVYIDDLVVYSNNWASHLKNMEYSMKNPRPGIQGEDIQYENLHPSKSVHQGCGGLLETSLLGNMPTTVRDLLKLDSEVEDTTRYYRV comes from the exons atgagtctggcaatagtggatgaattacccataaagggagtggacgtgatagtggcTAACGACTGTGAGgtgcggactccaggtaattgtcctctggtgcaaggtaagtcggtaaagactgaaaaggctgttttcgtggtcacgcgttcgggagcccaaggcaagtccagggagatggactATATGGGGCTCGATAagttatttgagaaaaatggttctgaggtaagtgtaactggaaatcccatgttgtcttccgtgaaggacgagaatggtaaatgggcaattgatacatttgcggcgactcagaaggcggagtttgagaaggagaggagtgagcaagtcagtcaggataatagtcgtcctcatttagaatggaaggacggagtgttgaaaaggataagtcgagcaaagcgagcacctgcagatgcatgggaggtgagagaacagattgtggtaccagtaaactacagacgtaagttattagagctagctcatgacaaccttctgtctggtcatctaggtataaataaaacttttaaaaaactttcagatttgtttttctggccttctcttagaagtgACGTCAAGAAGTTCGTGAAGACCTGTGAAGTCTGCCAGACCATGGGGAAaccgaatcagaaaatcccgaaagcaccactgcagccaattccagccattggagaaccctttgaagaggtaataattgatatagttggccctttgccaaggaccagcagtggaaatcaatatattttgacactgatggataggactacacggtatcctgaggcaattcctttaaggagtatacatgctgggagggttcttaaatctttgctggggttcttttcgaaatttggtttacccagggtaattcagtctgattgtgggagtaattttaaaagtaaagtatttaagcagggtttggaagaattaggcataaagcatgtaacttcttcgccttatcacccacagagccaaggacaactggaaagatttcaccaaacattgaaatcaatgcttagtaagtatgtgcagcaggaacccaagaattgggaccag gttggcgaagaggtgttggtgttgcttccaattccaggcaatccatttaaagccaaattctcggggccctggaagatcttaaagaaggtaaatgacctaaactatgttgttgaaacccctgacaggaggaagaagactcaagtatgccatgttaatatgctaaaagcctaccagggcagggaaaccatcagaccagttctgtctttagccaaggtggaggaaaaagaagaatttggggaaacttccagtatgagtttgctgggaaattccgtagctttgggaaatctacccgggatgttgaatcatttaagtgccacccaatccaaggaggtaatgaacttgataaaaaagttcgcagttttatttcaggacgttccaggactaaccagtctacttatgcatgatgtagaggtgggagatgctcgtcccattaaacaacatccctatagagtgaatccatccaaaagggacatcattgAGCAAGAGGTAGATTACATGCTACGTCATGATATAATTCAAAGGAGTTTCAGTccgtggagttctccagtagtgctagtcaaaaaggaagggggaggacaaagaatgtgcttcgactatcgtaaggtaaatgcagttactgagtctgattgttttcctctgcccagggtggaagattgcataaatgatgtcggcgctgccaagtatataagtaagtttgatcttttaaagggttattggcaagttccattaacagaaagggctaaagaaatatcagcttttgttacgtcagaaggtttatattcatgtaatgtcatgccttttggaatgaaaaatgcctctgccacttttcagaggttgatgaatcaagtgattgataagttaaAGGGGGCAGtggtctacatagatgaccttgtagtttacagtaataaTTGGGcgtctcatttgaaaaacatggaat